A stretch of Dyella sp. BiH032 DNA encodes these proteins:
- a CDS encoding ribonucleoside-diphosphate reductase subunit alpha: MEAVAETPFALTPPHNPGQMRVTKRNGGQEVVDVNKIVRAVTRSGEGLHAVDPLRVALKTIGGLYDGATTRELDELSIRTAAALTAEEPEYGQLAARLLGAYIDKEVSGQEIQSFSQSIARGAELGILNDRLRDFVAANARKLNDAIDPLATRRFEYFGLRTVYDRYLLRHPQLRKVIETPQYFFMRIACALGGNEIGETLELYRLLSSLEYIASSPTLFNAGTAHEQLSSCFLLDSPTDSLESIYEKYGDVAKLSKFAGGIGLAYSRVRSRGSLIKGTNGHSNGLVPWLKTLDASVAAVNQGGKRKGAACVYLEPWHADIEEFLELRDNTGDEARRTHNLNLANWIPDEFMRRVESDGDWSLFDPKIVPHFVDSWGETFERSYREAEAAGLATKKVKARELYARMLRTLAQTGNGWMTFKDRSNATSNQTAKAENVIHLSNLCTEILEVTNAGETAVCNLGSVNLARHVVDGTFDFDKLAATVRTAVRQLDRVIDLNFYPIDTARTANMKWRPVGLGVMGLQDVFFKLRLPFDSAEALALSTRIAEEIYFHALSMSNELASQHGAHPGFDESRAANGELQFDYWPQAKPHDETRWANLRASVKEHGLRNSLLIAIAPTATIASIAGCYECIEPQVSNLFKRETLSGDFLVVNRYLVDELKTLGLWTPEIRDAIKLAEGSIQGIAAIPERLRQIYRTVWELPQKALIDLAAARGAYIDQSQSLNLFMENPNIGQLSSMYMYAWKSGIKTTYYLRSRPATRIAKTTVSSAPAARAAPQAEQEEATAAVFCSLENPEYCEACQ; encoded by the coding sequence ATGGAAGCCGTCGCGGAAACCCCGTTTGCCCTGACCCCGCCGCACAACCCCGGCCAGATGCGTGTGACCAAGCGCAACGGCGGCCAGGAGGTGGTGGACGTCAACAAGATCGTCCGCGCGGTCACCCGCAGCGGCGAAGGCCTGCATGCGGTCGATCCGCTGCGCGTGGCCCTGAAGACCATCGGCGGCCTCTACGACGGCGCCACCACGCGCGAACTGGACGAGCTCTCCATCCGCACCGCGGCCGCGCTCACCGCCGAAGAGCCCGAATACGGCCAGCTCGCCGCGCGCCTGCTCGGCGCCTATATCGATAAGGAAGTGAGCGGCCAGGAAATCCAGAGCTTTTCGCAGTCGATCGCGCGCGGCGCGGAGCTGGGCATCCTCAACGACCGCCTGCGCGATTTCGTCGCCGCCAACGCGCGCAAGCTCAACGACGCGATCGACCCGCTCGCCACGCGCCGCTTTGAGTACTTCGGCCTGCGCACCGTGTACGACCGCTACCTGTTGCGCCATCCGCAGCTGCGCAAGGTGATCGAGACGCCGCAATACTTCTTCATGCGCATCGCCTGCGCGCTGGGCGGCAACGAGATCGGCGAGACGCTGGAGCTGTACCGCCTGCTGTCCTCGCTGGAATACATCGCCAGCTCGCCGACGCTGTTCAACGCCGGCACCGCGCACGAGCAGCTCAGTTCCTGCTTCCTGCTGGACTCGCCGACCGATTCGCTGGAGTCGATCTACGAGAAGTACGGCGACGTGGCCAAGCTCAGCAAGTTCGCCGGCGGCATCGGCCTGGCTTACTCGCGCGTGCGTTCGCGCGGTTCGCTGATCAAGGGCACCAATGGCCACTCCAACGGCCTGGTGCCGTGGCTGAAGACACTCGACGCCTCCGTCGCCGCGGTGAACCAGGGCGGCAAGCGCAAGGGCGCGGCCTGCGTGTACCTGGAGCCGTGGCATGCGGACATCGAGGAATTCCTCGAACTGCGCGACAACACCGGCGACGAAGCGCGCCGCACCCACAACCTCAACCTCGCCAACTGGATCCCCGACGAGTTCATGCGACGGGTGGAGAGCGACGGCGACTGGTCGCTGTTCGATCCGAAGATCGTCCCGCACTTCGTCGACAGCTGGGGCGAGACCTTCGAGCGCTCCTACCGCGAAGCGGAAGCCGCGGGCCTGGCGACGAAGAAGGTCAAGGCACGTGAACTCTACGCACGCATGCTGCGCACCCTGGCCCAGACCGGCAACGGCTGGATGACCTTCAAGGACCGCAGCAACGCCACCAGCAACCAGACGGCCAAGGCCGAGAACGTCATCCATCTGTCCAACCTGTGCACCGAGATCCTGGAGGTCACCAACGCCGGCGAGACGGCGGTGTGCAACCTCGGCTCGGTGAACCTGGCGCGCCACGTGGTGGACGGCACCTTCGACTTCGACAAGCTGGCCGCCACCGTGCGTACCGCGGTGCGTCAGCTGGACCGCGTGATCGATCTGAACTTCTATCCGATCGATACCGCACGCACCGCCAACATGAAATGGCGCCCGGTCGGCCTGGGCGTGATGGGCCTGCAGGACGTGTTCTTCAAGCTGCGCCTGCCGTTCGATTCGGCCGAAGCGCTGGCGCTGTCCACGCGCATCGCCGAGGAGATCTATTTCCACGCGCTGAGCATGTCCAACGAGCTGGCCAGCCAGCACGGCGCGCACCCGGGCTTCGACGAGAGCCGCGCGGCGAACGGCGAACTGCAGTTCGATTACTGGCCGCAGGCCAAGCCGCACGACGAAACGCGCTGGGCGAACCTGCGCGCGAGCGTCAAGGAGCATGGCCTGCGCAACTCCCTGCTCATCGCCATCGCGCCCACCGCGACCATCGCTTCGATCGCCGGCTGCTACGAGTGCATCGAGCCGCAGGTGAGCAACCTGTTCAAGCGCGAGACGCTGTCCGGCGACTTCCTGGTGGTGAACCGCTATCTGGTCGACGAGCTGAAGACGCTGGGCCTGTGGACGCCGGAGATCCGCGACGCGATCAAGCTGGCCGAAGGCTCGATCCAGGGCATTGCGGCGATCCCCGAGCGGCTGCGCCAGATCTACCGCACCGTGTGGGAGCTGCCGCAAAAAGCGCTGATCGACCTGGCCGCCGCGCGCGGGGCGTATATCGACCAGAGCCAGTCGCTGAACCTGTTCATGGAGAACCCGAACATCGGCCAGTTGAGCTCCATGTACATGTACGCGTGGAAGTCGGGCATCAAGACGACCTACTACCTGCGCTCGCGTCCGGCCACCAGGATCGCCAAGACCACGGTGTCCTCCGCGCCGGCCGCCAGGGCCGCGCCGCAGGCGGAACAGGAAGAGGCGACCGCGGCGGTGTTCTGCTCGCTGGAAAACCCCGAGTACTGCGAGGCCTGCCAATAA
- a CDS encoding ribonucleotide-diphosphate reductase subunit beta: protein MSHILDPGFELTLRPMRYPEFYEMYRNAIKNTWTVEEVDFSLDVTDLKSKMTDADRHLIHRLVAFFATGDTIVANNLVLNLYQHINAPEARMYLSRQLFEEALHVQFYLTLLDTYIPDPAERHKAFAAIENIPSIRQKGEFCFKWIDSVQNLHRLETREQRRQFLLNLICFAACIEGLFFFAAFAYVYFLRSRGLLHGLASGTNWVFRDESGHMAFAFDVVRTVRAEEPDLFDDTMRTQVEEMLEEAIACETQFAEDVLSGGVAGLSVKDMRQYLEYCADQRLAQLDLPKKYGSKNPFDFMDLQDVQEVTNFFERRVSAYQVGVEGEVAFDMAF, encoded by the coding sequence ATGTCGCACATCCTCGATCCCGGTTTCGAACTCACCCTGCGCCCGATGCGCTACCCCGAGTTCTACGAGATGTACCGCAACGCCATCAAGAACACCTGGACGGTGGAAGAGGTGGACTTCTCGCTGGACGTGACCGACCTGAAGTCCAAGATGACGGATGCCGACCGCCACTTGATCCATCGCCTGGTGGCGTTCTTCGCCACCGGCGACACCATCGTGGCGAACAACCTGGTGCTGAACCTCTATCAGCACATCAACGCGCCCGAGGCGCGCATGTACCTCTCGCGCCAGCTGTTCGAGGAAGCGCTGCACGTGCAGTTCTACCTCACCCTGCTGGACACTTACATTCCCGACCCGGCCGAGCGCCACAAGGCATTCGCGGCGATCGAGAACATTCCCTCGATTCGCCAGAAAGGTGAGTTCTGCTTCAAGTGGATCGATTCGGTGCAGAACCTGCACCGCCTCGAGACGCGCGAGCAGCGCCGGCAGTTCCTGCTCAACCTGATCTGCTTCGCCGCCTGCATCGAGGGGCTGTTCTTCTTCGCCGCGTTTGCTTACGTCTACTTCCTGCGCTCGCGCGGCCTGCTGCATGGCCTGGCCTCAGGCACCAACTGGGTGTTCCGCGACGAATCGGGCCACATGGCCTTCGCCTTCGACGTGGTGCGCACGGTACGCGCGGAGGAACCGGACCTGTTCGACGACACGATGCGCACGCAGGTAGAGGAAATGCTGGAGGAAGCCATCGCCTGCGAAACGCAGTTCGCCGAGGACGTGCTTTCCGGCGGCGTGGCCGGACTTTCGGTGAAGGACATGCGCCAGTACCTGGAGTACTGCGCGGACCAGCGCCTCGCGCAGCTGGATCTTCCGAAGAAGTACGGCTCGAAGAATCCGTTCGACTTCATGGACCTGCAGGACGTGCAAGAGGTAACGAACTTCTTCGAGCGCCGCGTCTCGGCCTACCAGGTGGGCGTCGAAGGCGAAGTCGCGTTCGACATGGCGTTCTGA
- a CDS encoding DUF2076 family protein: protein MTPQEQQLLDDFLQRLAAVRGVSKDAQADALIQQRLAGHPDALYLLVQRSLLQQQALDNAKAQIAQLQAQLGGQGGSFLGGQGGAWGQPQPSAPPPMPQQQAAPGWRERLFGGGAPAPQPAAAAPSFLASAATTAAGVAGGMFLFNGIESLLGGHHGGGFFGGNGQETVVENITQNNFYDDGNNASQNDHTFADNNDFNSDLSDIGDVGFDDDSDNSWV from the coding sequence ATGACTCCCCAGGAACAGCAACTCCTCGACGATTTCCTGCAGCGCCTGGCCGCCGTGCGCGGCGTGAGCAAGGACGCACAGGCCGATGCGCTGATCCAGCAGCGCCTGGCCGGCCATCCCGACGCGCTCTACCTGCTGGTACAGCGCAGCCTTTTGCAGCAGCAGGCGCTGGACAACGCCAAGGCGCAGATCGCGCAACTCCAGGCCCAACTGGGCGGGCAGGGCGGCAGCTTCCTCGGCGGCCAGGGCGGTGCCTGGGGACAGCCGCAGCCGTCCGCGCCACCCCCGATGCCGCAGCAGCAGGCCGCGCCGGGCTGGCGCGAGCGCCTGTTCGGCGGCGGCGCCCCCGCACCCCAACCTGCCGCCGCCGCGCCGAGCTTCCTCGCCAGCGCCGCGACCACCGCGGCGGGTGTCGCTGGCGGCATGTTCCTGTTCAACGGCATCGAAAGCCTGCTGGGCGGGCACCACGGCGGCGGCTTCTTCGGCGGCAATGGCCAGGAGACCGTGGTGGAGAACATCACGCAGAACAATTTTTACGATGACGGCAACAACGCCTCGCAGAACGACCACACGTTCGCGGACAACAACGACTTCAACAGCGATCTGAGCGACATCGGCGACGTCGGCTTCGACGACGACAGCGACAACAGCTGGGTGTAA
- a CDS encoding prohibitin family protein — protein sequence MNHTMKRLTMMAVALCALLLAACDKVPAGHVGVKFQLYGDGKGSLQEMPPGRYWVGWGYEMYTFPTFTQTYTFTRSASEGRPVDESLSFQTAQGLTVNADVGITYHIDPTKVALIFQKYRKGIDEITDIYLRNMVRDALVKEAAGLDIESVYGKGKARLIEAVQQDVAAEVAPVGIVVEKIYWVGELRLPDNVVQSINAKIQATQMAEQRQNEVAQAQAEAQKLEAEAQGKAQAAITIAEAEAKAIALKGDALRQNPNVVQMSAIEKWDGHLPTYNGGGALPFVNLQAHEASK from the coding sequence ATGAATCACACGATGAAACGTCTCACGATGATGGCCGTCGCGCTGTGCGCGCTGCTGCTGGCCGCCTGCGACAAGGTGCCCGCCGGCCACGTGGGCGTGAAGTTCCAGCTCTACGGCGACGGCAAGGGTTCGCTGCAGGAAATGCCGCCGGGCCGCTATTGGGTGGGCTGGGGTTATGAGATGTACACGTTCCCCACGTTCACGCAGACCTACACCTTCACCCGTTCCGCCAGCGAGGGAAGGCCGGTCGACGAGTCGCTGAGCTTTCAGACGGCGCAGGGCCTGACCGTCAATGCCGACGTGGGCATCACGTATCACATCGATCCCACCAAGGTGGCGTTGATCTTCCAGAAGTACCGCAAGGGCATCGACGAGATCACCGATATCTACCTGCGCAACATGGTGCGCGATGCGCTGGTGAAGGAGGCCGCCGGGCTGGACATCGAATCGGTGTACGGCAAGGGCAAGGCGCGCCTGATCGAAGCCGTGCAACAGGACGTGGCCGCCGAGGTCGCTCCGGTGGGCATCGTGGTCGAGAAGATCTACTGGGTCGGCGAGCTGCGCCTGCCCGACAATGTGGTGCAGTCCATCAACGCGAAGATCCAGGCAACCCAGATGGCCGAGCAGCGCCAGAACGAAGTCGCGCAGGCTCAGGCTGAGGCTCAGAAATTGGAAGCGGAGGCACAAGGCAAGGCACAGGCTGCCATCACGATCGCCGAAGCCGAGGCCAAGGCCATCGCGCTCAAGGGCGATGCGCTGCGCCAGAACCCCAACGTGGTGCAGATGTCGGCGATCGAGAAATGGGATGGCCACCTGCCCACGTACAACGGCGGCGGCGCGCTGCCGTTCGTGAACCTGCAGGCGCACGAAGCGTCGAAGTGA
- a CDS encoding BlaI/MecI/CopY family transcriptional regulator, producing the protein MSKPSIGDQELALLHYLAEHEPASVGEVATGFGEARGLARSTVLTMMERLRGKGFLRRRQVGGVYRYSTSTGPGEAMRQAVGQFVEKTLAGSVSPFVAWMSEKAEVSDHELAELEALVNQLQSRRKEK; encoded by the coding sequence ATGTCCAAGCCTTCCATCGGCGACCAGGAACTCGCCTTGCTGCATTACCTCGCCGAGCACGAGCCCGCCTCGGTCGGCGAGGTAGCCACCGGCTTTGGCGAAGCGCGCGGTCTCGCGCGCTCGACCGTGCTGACGATGATGGAACGCCTGCGCGGCAAGGGATTCCTGCGCCGCCGCCAGGTCGGGGGCGTGTATCGCTACAGCACCTCCACCGGTCCCGGCGAAGCCATGCGGCAGGCGGTCGGCCAGTTCGTGGAGAAGACACTGGCCGGATCGGTGTCGCCCTTCGTGGCCTGGATGTCCGAGAAGGCCGAAGTGAGCGACCACGAACTCGCCGAACTCGAAGCCTTGGTCAACCAGTTGCAGTCGCGGCGCAAGGAGAAATGA
- a CDS encoding M56 family metallopeptidase — translation MDAYTHFAEVLTDRLAGTSIQAVALIGAVWLLCRWLPRWSPAMRCLLWWLVGLQLILGLALGRPLELPLLAPPGDSTALSGEAPGAHGIAIHTTYTSGTWATPTAVPAINPAVPPMKPWPWREMLAGFWLIAMAMQAFAALREWRETRAVIRAAVPIEDPMLRAQCVDQARELGLRRCPELRQSDVIVSPQVAGLWRPIVLLPAERTLDPRECAMALAHELAHLRRGDLWLGWIPALAQRAFFFHPLARWAMREYAFHREAACDAQVLDRSRAEPQDYGRLLLRLGVAFPVASGLAGASPTFQNLKRRLTLLQQSDRVPPRPGAWLLVALVALAGALPYRVTARNTDLSATAYDGNATTGEPQASRLSPVVPDTVAHDAVLPQPTPDTAAAASAAPRPAPGALSQPAPEVLARPAPEMTTQPKPAAAPKPAARAMSALAAKPAPQPSPLAPLAPIATPLTMPPAPVAPAAPAAPPAPPAPSAPPAPPAPPSPVRIGHATHVDVDLQANAPRGFAIIEPDFITLQGSESDLATARALQQGDAPLVWVRRGDAGYVVRDRAFLQRAKDAYAPMRDVARRQGELASQQGELAGRLSGVAAQLSALSLRHLELDGERAALARERLALSRARSGDDAGAAGAAASFDGRLKAIDAQVADLARQQADIDRAQADLNRRQAELSRQQADMSQQERDISRRVDSRLAQLIDDAVASGQAQPSKTR, via the coding sequence ATGGACGCCTATACCCATTTCGCCGAGGTGCTGACCGACCGCCTCGCAGGGACGTCCATCCAGGCCGTCGCGCTGATCGGCGCCGTGTGGCTGCTGTGCCGATGGCTGCCGCGCTGGTCGCCGGCGATGCGCTGCCTGCTGTGGTGGCTGGTGGGCTTGCAGCTGATACTCGGCCTGGCCCTGGGGCGTCCGCTCGAACTGCCCTTGCTCGCGCCGCCGGGCGATTCCACGGCGCTGTCCGGCGAAGCCCCCGGCGCGCATGGCATCGCCATCCATACCACGTACACGAGCGGAACCTGGGCCACGCCCACCGCGGTGCCGGCAATCAACCCGGCGGTGCCTCCGATGAAGCCGTGGCCGTGGCGGGAAATGCTGGCCGGATTCTGGCTGATCGCCATGGCGATGCAGGCATTCGCCGCGTTGCGCGAATGGCGCGAAACGCGTGCGGTGATCCGCGCCGCCGTGCCGATCGAGGATCCCATGCTGCGCGCTCAGTGCGTCGACCAGGCGCGCGAGCTGGGCCTGCGCCGCTGCCCGGAGCTGCGCCAATCCGACGTCATCGTTTCGCCCCAGGTCGCCGGATTGTGGCGTCCCATAGTGCTGCTGCCCGCCGAACGCACGCTCGACCCGCGCGAATGCGCGATGGCACTGGCGCACGAGCTGGCGCACCTGCGCCGGGGCGACTTGTGGCTGGGCTGGATCCCGGCGCTCGCCCAGCGCGCGTTCTTCTTCCATCCGCTCGCGCGCTGGGCGATGCGCGAGTACGCCTTCCATCGAGAAGCCGCCTGTGACGCGCAGGTGCTCGACCGTTCGCGCGCCGAACCGCAGGACTATGGCCGCTTGCTGCTGCGCCTGGGTGTCGCCTTCCCGGTCGCGTCCGGCCTGGCCGGGGCCTCGCCCACGTTCCAGAACCTCAAGCGACGCCTTACCCTGCTGCAGCAGTCCGACCGAGTGCCGCCGCGCCCCGGCGCGTGGCTGCTGGTGGCGCTGGTCGCGCTGGCCGGTGCGCTTCCCTACCGCGTCACCGCGCGCAACACGGACCTGAGCGCGACGGCCTACGATGGGAACGCAACCACCGGCGAACCGCAGGCGTCCCGATTGTCACCGGTCGTTCCCGACACCGTGGCGCATGACGCAGTGCTGCCCCAGCCCACGCCCGACACCGCTGCCGCGGCCAGTGCGGCGCCGCGGCCCGCTCCGGGGGCGTTGAGCCAACCCGCTCCCGAGGTTTTGGCGCGACCCGCACCGGAGATGACGACGCAGCCGAAACCTGCCGCCGCTCCGAAGCCCGCCGCTCGCGCCATGAGCGCGCTCGCCGCGAAACCCGCGCCGCAGCCTTCGCCGCTCGCGCCGCTCGCACCGATCGCCACGCCGTTGACCATGCCGCCGGCTCCGGTGGCTCCGGCGGCTCCCGCGGCTCCCCCCGCACCGCCGGCACCTTCAGCTCCTCCGGCGCCACCCGCGCCACCGTCGCCGGTACGCATCGGCCATGCCACGCACGTCGACGTCGATCTCCAGGCCAACGCGCCACGCGGCTTCGCCATCATCGAGCCGGACTTCATCACCCTCCAGGGCAGCGAAAGCGATCTCGCCACTGCGCGCGCGCTCCAGCAAGGCGATGCGCCGCTCGTCTGGGTCCGCCGCGGCGACGCCGGCTATGTGGTACGTGACCGCGCCTTCCTGCAACGCGCCAAGGACGCCTATGCGCCGATGCGCGACGTGGCGCGCCGGCAGGGCGAGCTCGCGAGCCAGCAGGGAGAACTCGCGGGCCGGCTGAGCGGCGTGGCCGCGCAGCTGTCGGCGCTCTCGCTGCGCCACTTGGAGCTGGATGGCGAACGCGCCGCGCTCGCGCGCGAGCGTCTGGCTCTGAGCCGGGCGCGATCAGGTGACGACGCGGGAGCGGCAGGCGCCGCCGCTTCGTTCGACGGACGCCTCAAGGCCATCGATGCGCAGGTGGCGGACCTCGCGCGCCAGCAGGCCGACATCGACCGCGCACAGGCGGACCTCAACCGCCGCCAGGCGGAACTGTCCCGCCAGCAGGCCGACATGTCCCAGCAGGAGCGCGACATCTCCCGCCGGGTCGATAGCCGGCTCGCGCAACTGATCGACGACGCGGTCGCCAGCGGCCAGGCCCAGCCCAGCAAAACCCGCTGA